Proteins encoded within one genomic window of Hahella chejuensis KCTC 2396:
- the nfuA gene encoding Fe-S biogenesis protein NfuA: MVTVTESARDYLAQLLEKQKTEGMGVRMFVTQPGTKYAETCLAYCKPEEIIKDDEKVEFDAFTLYLDKNSLPYLEEALVDFNTERMGGQLTIKAPNAKMPKVDESSPLPDRINYILYTEINPGLASHGGEVSLVEVVDDVAVLKFGGGCQGCSAVDFTLKQGVEKTLLSKIPELKGVRDATDHTVTDNAYYS; the protein is encoded by the coding sequence ATGGTAACAGTCACAGAATCGGCTCGCGACTACCTCGCGCAATTACTGGAAAAGCAAAAAACCGAGGGCATGGGCGTGCGCATGTTCGTGACGCAGCCGGGCACCAAATATGCGGAAACCTGCCTGGCGTACTGTAAGCCGGAAGAGATCATAAAGGATGATGAAAAAGTCGAGTTTGACGCCTTTACTCTGTATTTGGATAAAAACAGTCTGCCATACCTTGAAGAAGCCTTAGTCGATTTCAACACCGAACGCATGGGCGGTCAGCTTACTATCAAAGCGCCCAACGCTAAAATGCCCAAGGTGGACGAAAGCTCTCCGCTGCCTGATCGTATCAATTACATCCTGTATACCGAAATTAACCCCGGATTAGCCTCTCATGGCGGCGAAGTGTCTCTGGTTGAAGTGGTTGACGATGTCGCCGTGCTTAAGTTCGGCGGCGGTTGTCAGGGATGTTCGGCGGTGGACTTCACCCTCAAGCAAGGCGTCGAGAAAACGCTGTTGTCGAAAATTCCAGAGCTGAAGGGCGTTCGCGACGCCACTGATCATACGGTTACAGACAACGCTTATTACTCTTAA